A genomic segment from Corylus avellana chromosome ca5, CavTom2PMs-1.0 encodes:
- the LOC132181812 gene encoding protein FAR1-RELATED SEQUENCE 5-like, translating into MSTSIEELDKISFCDEFIEDGHVDNEMIKDQNDLKQPIASIASFNGPKEPCLDMEFDELEDARACYNAYARRNGFSIRISHSRLAKDKSVNGIEYVCSREGFRHKSYQEKTYTNPKPAETRIGCKAIMGLKKVGLKWIVCKFKTEHNHDLLSPRSTSLLRGHRVVTHAQKSLIDTLNKSGVPPRKIISVLSEESGSDHNVGCIAKDVQNYLGNKRKVLFGGGDAQRMYNFYLEKQSKNPGFVYAIQVDDNGCMGNYFWADARSRAAYQYFGDVVTFDATYLTNCYKMPFVSFTGINHHHQSMMFGCALLVNEKAESYTWLLKT; encoded by the coding sequence ATGAGTACTAGTATCGAAGAACTtgacaaaatatcattttgtgaTGAGTTTATTGAAGATGGGCATGTTGACAATGAAatgataaaagatcaaaatgattTGAAGCAACCAATCGCAAGTATTGCCTCATTTAATGGTCCAAAGGAACCATGTCTTGATATGGAATTTGATGAATTAGAAGATGCTCGTGCATGTTATAATGCGTATGCAAGGCGGAATGGTTTTAGTATTCGAATAAGTCATTCTCGACTAGCTAAGGATAAGTCAGTAAATGGGATAGAATATGTTTGTTCAAGAGAAGGCTTCCGTCATAAAAGTTATCAAGAGAAAACCTATACAAACCCGAAGCCTGCTGAAACAAGGATAGGATGTAAAGCAATTATGGGTTTAAAGAAAGTGGGATTAAAATGGATTGTATGTAAGTTCAAAACTGAACATAATCATGATCTCCTTAGTCCTAGAAGTACAAGTTTACTTCGTGGACATAGAGTGGTAACACATGCCCAAAAAAGTCTTATAGATACACTTAATAAATCCGGTGTACCTCCAAGAAAGATAATATCGGTGTTGAGTGAAGAATCCGGTAGTGACCATAATGTTGGTTGTATTGCTAAAGATGTGCAAAATTATTTGGGTAATAAAAGAAAGGTTCTTTTTGGAGGGGGAGACGCACAAAGAATGTACAATTTTTATCTTGAGAAACAAAGTAAAAATCCGGGTTTTGTTTATGCAATCCAAGTGGATGACAATGGATGCATGGGCAATTATTTTTGGGCAGATGCTAGATCACGAGCTGCATACCAATATTTTGGAGATGTTGTTACTTTTGATGCTACCTACTTGACAAATTGTTATAAGAtgccttttgtttcttttactGGAATTAACCATCATCATCAATCTATGATGTTTGGATGTGCTTTGCTTGTAAATGAAAAGGCTGAATCTTATACGTGGTTGTTGAAAACATAG